A DNA window from Acropora palmata chromosome 12, jaAcrPala1.3, whole genome shotgun sequence contains the following coding sequences:
- the LOC141859737 gene encoding uncharacterized protein LOC141859737, with the protein MGDFQKAIEYHEKHLKIALEISDKAAEGGAHGNLGSARSSLGNFREAIECHQKCLKIEVEIGNRSGEGKACGNLGNAYQSLGNFQKAIAYHEKHLSIARQIDDRAGEGEACGNLGVAYCSIGDFRKGIEYNEKHLKTAIEIGNRVGEGVAYGNLGNAYDSMGDFRKAIEYHEKHLNIAQEIRNRAREGAAYGSLGNAYFSLGDFRKAIEYYEKHLSIAIETRDRASEGIACGNIGIAYDALGDFQKALEYHEKHVKIARGISDRASEGKACGNIGIAYCSLGYFPRAIEYHEKHVKIAREIGDRAGEGAAYGNLGSAYHSLGDFRKTIECHKEHIKIPKEIDDRAGEGNAYGNLGNAYRSLGDLEKAIEYHERRLKIAVEIGDRAGQGKAYGNLANAYHSLGAFRKATECYQRDLTVAVEIGDRAGEGKAYHNIGYGYFSLGQFEKAVDNFVSAVEVFHTLRSLLKSEDGWKINFRQLYETTYTGLWRSLLKIGRSRRLCLPLIKDERKLCLTICIFNIILPHPFQLPHFTPK; encoded by the coding sequence ATGGGTGACttccaaaaagccattgaatatcatgaaaaacatttgaaaattgcattgGAAATCAGTGATAAGGCAGCAGAAGGAGGAGCtcatggaaatctcggtagtgCTCGCAGCTCACTGGGTAACTTCCGAGAAGCCATTGAGTGTCatcaaaaatgtttaaaaattgaagTAGAAATCGGGAATCGATCCGGAGAAGGAAAAGCctgtggaaatctcggtaatgcttaccagtcactgggtaacttccaaaaagccattgcgtatcatgagaaacatttgagCATTGCAAGACAGATAgatgatcgggctggagaaggagaAGCCTGTGGAAATCTCGGTGTTGCTTACTGTTCAATAGGTGACTTCCGCAAAGGCATTGAGtataatgaaaaacatttaaaaactgcaatagaaattgggAATCGAGTCGGAGAAGGAgtagcctatggaaatctagGCAATGCTTATGATTCaatgggtgacttccgaaaagctattgagtatcatgaaaaacatttgaacatTGCGCAAGAAATCAGGAATCGAGCCAGAGagggagcagcctatggaagtctcggtaatgcttacttCTCACtaggtgacttccgaaaagccattgagtattatgaaaaacatttaagcaTTGCAATAGAAACCCGTGATCGGGCCAGTGAAGGAATAGCCTGTGGAAATATCGGAATTGCTTACGATGCTCTGGGTGACTTCCAAAAAGCCcttgaatatcatgaaaaacatgtaaaaattgCAAGAGGAATCAGTGATCGGGCCAGTGAAGGAAAAGCCTGTGGAAATATTGGTATTGCATACTGCTCACTGGGTTACTTTCCAagagccattgagtatcatgaaaaacatgtaaaaattgcaagagaaatcggtgatcgggccggagaaggagcagcctatggaaatctcggtagtgCTTaccactcactgggtgacttccgaaaaacCATTGAGTGTCATAAGGAACatattaaaattccaaaagaaatcgatgatcgggccggagaaggaaacgcctatggaaatctcggtaatgcttaccgtTCATTGGGCGACCTCGAaaaggccattgagtatcatgaaagaCGATTAAAAATTGCagtagaaatcggtgatcgggccggacaaggaaaagcctatggaaatcttgctAATGCCTATCACTCACTGGGTGCCTTTCGGAAAGCGACCGAGTGTTATCAGAGAGACTTGACAGTTGCAGTAGAAATCGGTGACCGGGCTGGAGAAGGGAAGGCATACCATAATATTGGTTATGGATACTTTTCTCTTGGACAATTTGAAAAAGCGGTGGATAATTTTGTTTCCGCTGTGGAGGTCTTTCATACTTTGAGATCTCTCTTGAAGTCTGAAGATGgttggaaaataaattttcgtCAGCTTTACGAGACGACGTACACTGGCTTATGGAGGTCGTTACTTAAAATTGGAAGGTCGAGGAGGCTTTGTTTGCCGCTGATCAAGGACGAGCGCAAACTTTGTCTGACAATTTGTATATTCAATATAATTTTGCCCCACCCCTTTCAGCTACCACATTTCACTCCAAAGTGA